In Papaver somniferum cultivar HN1 unplaced genomic scaffold, ASM357369v1 unplaced-scaffold_80, whole genome shotgun sequence, the following proteins share a genomic window:
- the LOC113344905 gene encoding UPF0481 protein At3g47200-like, with product MASSTAPNVLIRHGGEHISIEMEELIANSITKKLGHCATHLRSDGICCIHRVPDKFHKMTEPSAYIPEVLSIGPYHRGKESLKAMEDQKLSYMHTLLDRKAKMKFGEEEEAVVVRAKKEKDEEEEQRVLEEKQREGEEVVRRRQVQGRDVEDIIKEGELEDVITTARIIQSESPGLTSAPSGWVIILKDCIEAIKKMETEIRECYSDPIELASEEFIEMIVVDGLFIIEHLRRLHMKINNIGTGRHAVDLYWDILLMENQLPIFVLEHLFILTVEENKAGTDAFYQLVLSYFRLSFLSESFTSSVDFQLYKDAKHLLDLLTKALQPRILSNHNAGKVIPIPGAMELSRAGVQFKKRFSVDHHNILDIKFNSDGTFEIPPLIIDDFTERGLRNLVASEQFSKCSTHITSYSILMDRLINSAEDVNLLRNQGILTIQLGSDEQVADMFNQRCACAHFIRFSFNYYQLSNEVNKYYKKRQHRWKATLKREYFNNPWSIISFIAAVLLILLTIISTMFTTLAWIVPKS from the coding sequence ATGGCGTCTTCTACGGCACCAAATGTCCTGATTCGACATGGTGGAGAACACATTTCAATTGAAATGGAGGAGCTGATAGCTAATTCCATAACCAAAAAGCTTGGGCATTGTGCAACTCATTTGCGTTCCGATGGAATTTGTTGTATTCACAGAGTTCCTGATAAATTCCATAAAATGACTGAGCCTAGTGCATACATTCCTGAGGTGTTATCAATTGGTCCGTACCACCGAGGAAAAGAAAGCTTAAAAGCAATGGAAGATCAGAAATTGAGTTATATGCATACTTTACTAGATCGTAAGGCGAAGATGAAGttcggggaagaagaagaagcggtAGTAGTAagggcaaaaaaagaaaaagacgaagaagaagaacaaagagtACTAGAGGAAAaacaaagagaaggagaagaagtagTAAGGAGGAGACAAGTACAAGGAAGAGATGTAGAGGATATAATAAAAGAAGGGGAGCTAGAAGATGTGATAACAACAGCTCGCATTATCCAATCAGAATCGCCGGGATTGACGAGTGCACCAAGTGGGTGGGTTATCATTTTGAAGGATTGTATTGAGGCTATTAAAAAGATGGAAACTGAAATTCGTGAGTGTTATTCGGATCCCATTGAACTAGCAAGCGAGGAATTCATTGAGATGATAGTAGTGGATGGGTTGTTCATTATTGAACATTTGAGAAGACTCCATATGAAAATTAATAATATTGGGACAGGTAGGCATGCGGTTGATTTATATTGGGATATCCTTCTTATGGAAAATCAACTTCCTATCTTTGTTCTTGAGCACTTGTTCATATTAACCGTAGAAGAAAATAAGGCAGGGACCGATGCCTTTTATCAACTTGTTCTTAGCTACTTCCGATTATCATTTTTGAGCGAATCATTTACTAGCTCTGTGGATTTTCAACTATATAAAGATGCCAAACACTTACTGGATCTACTTACTAAAGCACTACAACCTCGTATTCTTAGCAACCATAATGCAGGAAAAGTTATACCTATACCAGGTGCGATGGAGCTAAGTCGTGCAGGAGTCCAGTTCAAGAAGCGTTTCAGTGTTGATCATCATAATATCCTAGATATCAAATTCAACAGTGATGGAACTTTTGAAATCCCTCCTTTGATCATTGATGATTTTACTGAACGTGGGCTAAGAAATCTTGTCGCTTCTGAGCAATTTAGTAAATGTTCTACCCACATTACTTCCTATTCTATCTTGATGGATCGTCTTATAAATTCTGCTGAAGATGTTAATCTGCTTCGTAATCAAGGTATCCTCACAATTCAGTTGGGCAGCGATGAACAAGTCGCTGATATGTTTAATCAACGTTGTGCTTGTGCTCACTTTATTAGGTTTTCTTTTAACTATTATCAACTCTCTAATGAAGTTAACAAGTATTATAAGAAACGTCAGCACAGATGGAAAGCGACTTTGAAGCGTGAATACTTTAACAATCCATGGTCGATCATTTCATTCATTGCTGCAGTTCTACTAATTCTACTTACAATTATATCAACCATGTTCACAACTCTCGCTTGGATTGTTCCCAAGTCGTGA